The following proteins are co-located in the Maridesulfovibrio sp. genome:
- a CDS encoding helix-turn-helix domain-containing protein: MEGENLSGAVLFPDLEGRRAMSVEGLINVLGREAAERLMYCWGGTRVSVPDLDELQRLKLRERILKAYDRGATTAQVAERFGVSVRTAQRIRSFANYVERDSEIM; encoded by the coding sequence ATGGAGGGGGAGAATCTTTCAGGTGCTGTATTGTTTCCTGACTTGGAAGGAAGGCGTGCAATGTCAGTGGAAGGCCTGATCAATGTGCTGGGCAGGGAAGCTGCCGAGAGGTTGATGTATTGTTGGGGTGGAACGAGGGTATCAGTTCCGGATTTGGATGAGCTGCAAAGACTTAAATTGCGGGAGCGCATTCTCAAGGCTTATGATCGGGGTGCTACCACTGCGCAAGTGGCTGAGAGATTTGGTGTTTCAGTGCGCACTGCTCAAAGGATTCGTAGTTTTGCCAATTACGTTGAACGTGATTCCGAAATAATGTAA
- the groES gene encoding co-chaperone GroES, protein MKLKPLADRVLVRRLEVEEKTVGGIIIPDSAKEKPLKGEIIAAGPGKLDDNGSRVTLGVKEGDAVLFAKYAGTEISIEGVDYLIMREDDILAVVE, encoded by the coding sequence ATGAAACTTAAGCCGTTAGCAGACCGTGTACTGGTCAGACGCCTTGAAGTGGAAGAAAAAACCGTTGGCGGAATCATTATCCCCGACTCCGCAAAAGAAAAGCCCCTCAAAGGTGAAATCATCGCAGCAGGCCCCGGCAAGCTTGATGACAATGGCTCCAGAGTTACTCTGGGCGTAAAAGAAGGCGACGCTGTTCTTTTCGCTAAATACGCAGGGACTGAAATCAGCATCGAAGGTGTAGACTACCTGATCATGCGTGAAGACGACATCCTTGCTGTTGTCGAATAG
- a CDS encoding S24 family peptidase yields the protein MGFYNDLVEGLRNMIGQNRKYANPTQMAKACGVAPNQIIRYIKQERGKHIQVLARVLDEVGARIVFPEDKTASGDNFRTPQTALARADRDGEKLNIDNNAQSMLAFNTGWMAEKGNADSMKLLTVTGDAMAPRIEDGNYVLVDESQKDFFEGRIYAVRIDEEILVRRVAREPGKILLLSENQDISPGPIVLESNNPAHNWAPIGRVVFVAKDLL from the coding sequence ATGGGTTTCTACAATGATTTAGTCGAAGGACTGCGGAACATGATTGGCCAGAATCGCAAGTACGCCAATCCGACACAAATGGCCAAGGCATGCGGAGTGGCTCCAAACCAGATAATTAGATACATAAAACAAGAGCGGGGAAAGCACATTCAAGTACTGGCGAGAGTTCTTGATGAAGTCGGTGCCCGTATTGTTTTTCCGGAAGACAAGACCGCAAGCGGAGATAATTTCCGCACTCCCCAAACAGCCCTTGCCCGCGCAGACCGGGACGGCGAAAAGCTGAATATTGATAACAATGCACAAAGCATGCTGGCATTCAACACCGGCTGGATGGCAGAAAAAGGGAACGCTGATTCTATGAAACTGCTAACAGTCACCGGAGATGCCATGGCCCCGCGCATTGAAGACGGCAACTACGTACTAGTCGACGAATCACAGAAAGATTTTTTTGAGGGCCGCATCTATGCTGTCCGTATTGATGAAGAAATTCTTGTACGAAGAGTTGCACGGGAACCGGGAAAGATCCTGCTTCTTTCTGAAAATCAAGACATTTCCCCCGGACCGATAGTCCTTGAAAGCAATAATCCGGCTCACAACTGGGCCCCCATAGGCAGGGTCGTTTTTGTAGCCAAAGATCTGCTTTAA